In the Chitinophagales bacterium genome, one interval contains:
- a CDS encoding EthD domain-containing protein has protein sequence MKFLFCESHALFAQNIQITGKQMNKEIYMVEGNTKETYEAFRQRIAAIVSVVHNELQPGAIKYTITESAPPRLSVIPFCKKKIAVISIYKSIRMPVQQLLNADGFRGAYHAEEAVPVAYDRHWKDGAVTPGVCLLTLFSKKKGLSYDLFIHRWHNGHTPLSLRIHPLWNYVRNEVKESITPNAPAFNGIVEEQLRTPADLLNPFRFFGNPFIIIPRMITVYADTSSFIDYSTMETYLAVEYHVRSV, from the coding sequence ATGAAGTTTTTATTTTGTGAATCGCATGCATTGTTCGCACAAAATATTCAAATAACCGGCAAGCAGATGAACAAAGAGATTTATATGGTGGAAGGCAATACAAAGGAGACCTACGAAGCCTTCAGGCAGCGGATTGCCGCAATAGTTTCCGTCGTCCATAATGAATTACAACCCGGCGCCATTAAATATACTATCACGGAATCTGCGCCACCCCGCCTATCCGTCATTCCATTTTGCAAAAAAAAGATTGCGGTGATTTCCATCTATAAATCCATTCGTATGCCAGTTCAGCAGCTGCTCAATGCAGATGGTTTTCGTGGTGCCTATCACGCAGAAGAAGCGGTGCCGGTAGCCTACGACAGGCACTGGAAAGATGGAGCTGTGACTCCGGGTGTTTGTCTGCTCACGCTGTTTTCGAAAAAAAAAGGGCTGAGTTATGATCTGTTCATTCATCGCTGGCACAACGGGCATACACCGCTTTCATTGCGCATTCACCCGCTGTGGAATTACGTCCGTAATGAAGTGAAGGAATCAATCACCCCGAATGCACCTGCCTTTAATGGCATTGTGGAAGAACAGCTCAGGACTCCGGCCGATCTGCTGAATCCATTTCGCTTTTTTGGAAATCCATTCATCATAATTCCACGCATGATCACCGTATATGCCGACACCAGTTCATTCATTGATTATAGCACTATGGAAACATACCTGGCGGTGGAATACCATGTAAGATCAGTGTAA
- a CDS encoding SDR family NAD(P)-dependent oxidoreductase has product MKQQNIVSLRDDDRLDGKNVLITGASSGLGLAAAIQLASRGAKVWMACRSGIPEKGEMVKKRSGNQQVTMLQVDLADLQSVIALTNTLKAQAVKIDVLVDNAGMVPGKSRKTKQGMEEMFVVNYLSKFLLTRLMLENELFNTEQGKAPRIIYVASESHRNPGEFDWDAFGKYKSYPMTKTVEYYGYYKLLLTTFANELSRRINHQPHVAYSVFALCPGPVNSNIAREAPLVFKPLLKLVFKLFFRDPAVAVQPVVYFAASPEVEKKPIDYLFLMSRKDMDDKATDKQNGARLWKLSEELLREHGIFFSR; this is encoded by the coding sequence ATGAAACAGCAAAACATTGTTTCATTACGCGATGACGACAGGCTGGACGGAAAAAATGTGTTGATCACCGGTGCAAGTTCAGGTCTTGGTTTAGCAGCCGCCATTCAATTGGCATCGCGTGGGGCCAAGGTATGGATGGCATGCCGCAGTGGAATTCCCGAAAAAGGAGAGATGGTGAAAAAAAGGTCGGGCAATCAACAGGTAACGATGCTGCAGGTTGACCTTGCTGATCTGCAGTCAGTCATTGCGCTGACCAATACGTTGAAAGCACAGGCAGTTAAAATTGATGTACTGGTGGACAATGCCGGAATGGTTCCGGGCAAGAGCCGTAAAACAAAACAGGGAATGGAGGAAATGTTTGTGGTAAATTACCTCTCAAAATTTTTGCTTACACGGCTGATGCTGGAAAACGAACTGTTCAACACAGAACAGGGAAAGGCGCCAAGGATCATTTATGTCGCATCAGAGAGTCATCGTAATCCCGGTGAATTTGATTGGGATGCATTCGGCAAGTACAAATCATATCCAATGACAAAAACAGTTGAATACTATGGTTACTATAAGTTGCTGCTGACAACATTTGCGAATGAACTCAGCAGAAGAATCAACCATCAGCCGCATGTTGCCTATTCGGTCTTCGCGTTGTGTCCCGGACCTGTAAATTCCAACATTGCGCGGGAAGCACCGCTTGTGTTCAAGCCATTACTGAAACTGGTCTTCAAACTGTTTTTCAGAGATCCGGCTGTCGCGGTACAGCCCGTTGTTTATTTTGCGGCATCGCCGGAAGTAGAGAAGAAACCGATTGACTATCTTTTTCTCATGAGCAGGAAGGATATGGATGATAAAGCGACTGATAAGCAGAATGGCGCCCGGCTTTGGAAGCTCTCGGAAGAATTGCTGAGGGAGCATGGCATTTTCTTTTCCAGATAA
- a CDS encoding sulfotransferase, with protein sequence MNRHQTVTAISYRKKPAWFNLINSGWRNSYFLGTKINLSKDHLISLARKRTALHDFGNDFWDEPLQRMLDAIEGEAQLSPVGRFITRERLVGLLAVRLRAENDFKRNPHILGQDLYPVQLICGLQRTGTTKLQRLLAADPENRVLLSWEAINPVPLSNDSREKEKRIRTARLSEKALRLMAPSFFAIHPVEHEQPEEDILLLDATFLSTTAEATMHVPSYAAWLEKTDQTIAYQYMIKLLKYLQYQRPAKRWVLKSPHHLEFLDIIKQQMSDVHFIWTHREISESLPSFLSMVAHSQTIFSESVSLARVAEHWVRKTAHMLSRGMAFRENNPDLHFTDVFYDQLVADQFAALDTIYHHRGAVSAALRDRFIKAGQQHRQHKYGMHRYSLADFGWSVEQIKNNFQFYSTFLSNISH encoded by the coding sequence ATGAACAGGCATCAGACAGTTACCGCTATCAGTTACAGGAAAAAACCTGCCTGGTTTAATCTGATCAACAGTGGCTGGCGGAATTCCTATTTTCTCGGAACAAAAATCAACCTAAGCAAGGATCACCTCATCAGCCTCGCCCGTAAAAGGACGGCATTGCATGATTTCGGAAATGACTTTTGGGATGAGCCATTGCAGAGAATGCTTGACGCCATTGAAGGAGAAGCGCAATTGTCACCTGTTGGCAGGTTCATCACACGGGAACGATTGGTGGGCCTGCTTGCTGTCAGACTGCGGGCTGAAAATGATTTCAAACGCAACCCACACATTCTCGGGCAGGATCTGTATCCCGTTCAATTGATTTGCGGGTTGCAGCGTACCGGTACCACTAAGCTGCAAAGGTTACTTGCGGCAGATCCTGAGAACAGGGTATTGCTAAGCTGGGAAGCCATCAACCCTGTTCCACTCAGTAATGATTCTCGTGAGAAAGAAAAAAGAATCAGGACAGCGCGCCTCAGTGAAAAGGCGTTGCGGCTGATGGCACCCTCATTTTTCGCTATTCATCCTGTTGAACATGAACAACCGGAAGAAGATATCCTGCTGCTTGATGCCACTTTTTTGAGCACTACTGCCGAAGCGACAATGCATGTTCCATCCTATGCTGCATGGCTTGAAAAAACGGATCAAACCATCGCGTATCAATACATGATCAAGCTGTTGAAGTACCTCCAATATCAGCGGCCTGCGAAGCGGTGGGTATTGAAGAGTCCGCATCATCTTGAATTTCTTGATATCATCAAGCAGCAGATGAGTGATGTTCATTTTATATGGACGCACCGGGAAATAAGTGAAAGCCTGCCATCTTTCCTCAGCATGGTGGCTCACAGCCAGACTATATTCAGCGAATCAGTGTCGCTTGCCCGTGTGGCGGAGCACTGGGTCAGGAAGACGGCACATATGCTTTCACGTGGCATGGCGTTCAGAGAAAATAATCCCGACTTGCATTTTACCGATGTGTTTTATGATCAGCTGGTGGCGGATCAGTTTGCTGCGCTGGATACTATCTATCATCACCGCGGTGCAGTTTCGGCAGCATTGCGTGACAGGTTTATTAAGGCCGGACAACAACACCGGCAACATAAATATGGCATGCATAGATATAGCCTTGCAGATTTTGGCTGGAGCGTCGAACAGATCAAAAATAATTTTCAGTTTTATTCAACATTTCTCAGCAACATCAGCCATTGA
- a CDS encoding tetratricopeptide repeat protein, with protein MRISVYFLLFALLTSCTSQKEKAEVEIKANLELVNQSFSDNKLDTAAASTVEQGIGNFLDKYPQDSMASVYLFELGLLYQKQRKFEQAINAFDKVYREYPDSKHARNAVFLEGFLYANVLNNYDKAREKYQLYLDKFAAADEKMTSDVRLELQNLGKSPDELLKEILAKDSLDAL; from the coding sequence ATGCGCATAAGTGTCTATTTCCTGTTGTTTGCTTTGCTGACATCCTGCACTTCACAAAAGGAGAAAGCAGAAGTTGAAATAAAAGCAAATCTTGAATTGGTGAACCAGAGTTTCTCGGATAATAAGCTGGATACTGCAGCCGCTAGTACGGTGGAGCAGGGTATTGGTAATTTCCTGGATAAATATCCGCAGGATTCGATGGCTTCGGTATATCTTTTTGAGCTCGGCCTTTTGTACCAGAAACAAAGAAAGTTTGAACAAGCCATCAACGCCTTCGATAAAGTGTATCGTGAATACCCTGATTCAAAGCATGCGCGTAATGCTGTCTTTCTGGAGGGCTTTTTATATGCCAATGTGCTTAATAACTATGACAAAGCCAGAGAAAAATATCAGCTCTACCTTGATAAATTTGCTGCAGCCGACGAGAAAATGACGAGTGATGTGCGGCTGGAATTGCAGAATCTCGGTAAGTCACCGGATGAATTATTGAAAGAGATTCTGGCGAAGGATTCATTGGATGCTCTGTAA
- a CDS encoding ROK family protein: MAKKVVVGIDIGGTGTKYGIVDKKGNILLQETARTPDFKRAEDFAHVISASILQLVQKLKGVELVGAGIGSPNGNYYSGTVEFAPNLPWKGIVPLASHFKEALHLPVVLTNDAKAAAIGEMLFGGAKNMKHFIFITLGTGLGSGIVSNGALVYGHDGFAGEMGHTIIKENSNRLCGCGRYGCLETYASATGIRKSYMKFLAEKDRRAPIEPEKITAAFIYEKAKEGDEEALTAFNYTGHILGIALANAVTYLSPEAIFLFGGLAQSGELIFKPTRDSFEENLLKIYRNKIKILPSLLNDGDAAILGAASIIWHELR, translated from the coding sequence ATGGCGAAAAAAGTTGTTGTTGGCATTGATATCGGTGGCACAGGCACTAAGTATGGCATTGTAGATAAAAAGGGTAACATCCTGCTGCAGGAAACGGCAAGAACGCCGGATTTTAAACGCGCAGAAGACTTTGCCCATGTAATATCAGCCTCCATTCTGCAACTGGTACAAAAACTGAAAGGCGTGGAACTGGTTGGCGCAGGCATTGGCAGCCCTAATGGCAACTACTATTCCGGCACCGTGGAATTTGCGCCCAACCTGCCCTGGAAAGGCATCGTTCCATTGGCCAGTCATTTCAAAGAAGCACTTCATTTACCGGTAGTACTCACCAACGATGCAAAGGCCGCTGCAATAGGCGAAATGCTCTTCGGTGGCGCAAAGAACATGAAGCATTTTATTTTTATCACGCTCGGTACCGGTCTTGGCAGCGGTATTGTCTCGAATGGTGCGCTTGTCTATGGCCATGATGGATTCGCAGGCGAGATGGGACATACGATCATTAAAGAAAACAGTAACCGGTTGTGCGGCTGCGGTCGCTATGGATGCCTTGAAACCTATGCATCTGCTACCGGTATCCGCAAATCATACATGAAGTTTCTCGCAGAAAAAGACAGGCGTGCTCCGATTGAACCGGAGAAAATCACCGCTGCATTTATTTATGAAAAGGCGAAAGAAGGAGATGAAGAGGCATTGACCGCATTCAATTACACAGGTCATATATTGGGCATTGCACTGGCTAACGCAGTGACTTACCTGAGCCCTGAAGCTATCTTCCTGTTCGGTGGATTGGCGCAGTCGGGGGAACTCATCTTTAAACCAACCCGCGATTCTTTTGAAGAAAACCTGCTCAAGATTTATCGTAACAAAATAAAAATCCTGCCGTCTTTGCTTAACGATGGCGATGCGGCCATTCTTGGCGCTGCCTCCATCATATGGCACGAACTGCGTTAG